In Pseudomonas sp. DNDY-54, a genomic segment contains:
- a CDS encoding NADH:ubiquinone reductase (Na(+)-transporting) subunit B: MGIREFLDKIEHNFEKGGRYEKWYALYEAADTFLYRPGSVTKTTAHVRDGIDLKRMMITVWLCTFPAMFFGMWNTGYQANLIYAQAPELLAAQEGWRFGLIGMLAGFDPTSLWDNFIQGAAYFVPVYAVTFIVGGFWEVLFASIRKHEVNEGFFVTSVLFALILPPSIPLWQVALGISFGIVIGKEIFGGTGKNFLNPALTGRAFLFFAYPAQMSGDAVWTAVDGYSGATALSLSFAGGMENVVASGITWMDAFVGTIHGSIGETSTLAIFIGGAVLLLSKIASWRIVSGVMIGMIALSYLFNLIGSDSNPMFAMPWYWHMVVGGFAFGLIFMATDPVSASMTNTGKWVFGILIGVMVVLIRVVNPAFPEGMMLAILFANLCAPLIDHFVVQANIKRRLARNV, translated from the coding sequence ATGGGCATTCGCGAATTCCTCGACAAGATCGAGCACAATTTCGAGAAGGGCGGCAGGTACGAGAAGTGGTATGCGCTCTATGAAGCTGCAGACACCTTCCTGTATCGCCCTGGCAGCGTGACCAAGACCACCGCTCACGTACGTGACGGCATCGACCTCAAGCGGATGATGATCACGGTCTGGCTTTGCACCTTCCCGGCCATGTTTTTCGGCATGTGGAACACGGGCTACCAGGCCAACTTGATCTACGCGCAGGCGCCGGAATTGCTTGCTGCTCAGGAGGGCTGGCGCTTCGGTCTGATTGGCATGCTCGCCGGCTTCGATCCAACCAGCCTATGGGATAACTTCATCCAGGGCGCGGCGTACTTCGTTCCTGTCTACGCAGTGACCTTCATCGTCGGCGGGTTCTGGGAAGTGCTGTTCGCTTCGATCCGCAAGCATGAGGTCAACGAAGGTTTCTTCGTCACCTCAGTGCTGTTCGCCTTGATTCTGCCGCCTAGCATTCCGCTGTGGCAGGTGGCGTTGGGGATCAGCTTCGGTATCGTGATCGGCAAGGAAATCTTTGGCGGCACCGGGAAGAACTTCCTCAATCCTGCGCTCACCGGACGTGCGTTTCTGTTCTTTGCCTACCCGGCACAGATGTCTGGCGACGCTGTCTGGACGGCGGTGGATGGCTATTCCGGTGCAACTGCCCTGAGCCTAAGCTTTGCTGGCGGCATGGAAAACGTCGTTGCCAGTGGAATTACCTGGATGGATGCCTTCGTCGGCACTATTCACGGTTCGATCGGCGAAACCAGCACCCTCGCCATCTTTATCGGCGGCGCTGTTTTGCTGCTGAGCAAGATCGCCTCCTGGCGGATCGTATCCGGTGTGATGATTGGCATGATCGCGTTGAGCTATCTGTTCAACCTGATCGGCTCGGACAGCAACCCGATGTTCGCCATGCCGTGGTACTGGCATATGGTTGTGGGTGGTTTCGCATTCGGCCTGATCTTCATGGCGACCGATCCTGTTTCTGCCTCGATGACGAATACCGGGAAATGGGTTTTCGGCATCCTCATTGGTGTGATGGTGGTGTTGATCCGGGTGGTGAACCCGGCCTTTCCGGAGGGCATGATGCTGGCGATTCTGTTTGCCAACCTCTGCGCCCCGTTGATTGACCACTTTGTCGTACAGGCCAACATCAAGCGGAGGCTGGCACGTAATGTCTAG
- a CDS encoding Na(+)-translocating NADH-quinone reductase subunit A, translated as MINIKRGLDLPIAGAPAQRIEAGRPVRSVAIMGFDYPGMKPTMEVQVGDRVKLGQVLFSDKKTLGVMFTAPGAGVVSAVHRGEKRVLQSVVIDLDGTDEVTFNQFGNAELEGLSDAQVRENLQQSGLWTALRTRPYSKVPAIDAVPNSIFVTAIDTHPLAADPAIVIAERAADFEAGLKVLGNLAKLYLCKAEGVSLPGEQLAKVSTESFTGPHPAGLAGTHIHFLDPVSASKSVWTVGYQDVIAIGALFTTGKLLVERVVSLAGPVVEKPRLVRTRLGASLDELTAGELQPGGNRVVSGSVLGGRTAHGAFAYLGRYHQQVSCLREGKEREMLHYLRAGSDKHSILNIYISKLMGGKKFAFSTSTNGSPRAMVPVGNYEEVMPLDVLPTQLLRSLIVGDTEVAQKLGCLELDEEDLALCTYVCAGKYEYGPILRDNLTRIEKEG; from the coding sequence ATGATCAATATAAAACGTGGGCTTGATTTGCCCATTGCGGGTGCGCCGGCGCAGCGTATCGAGGCCGGAAGGCCCGTGCGAAGCGTCGCCATAATGGGGTTTGACTATCCCGGTATGAAGCCGACCATGGAAGTTCAGGTCGGTGATCGGGTCAAATTGGGGCAGGTACTGTTCTCCGATAAGAAGACACTAGGCGTGATGTTTACCGCGCCGGGTGCTGGCGTGGTCAGCGCTGTCCATCGTGGCGAGAAACGTGTCCTGCAATCGGTCGTCATCGACCTGGACGGTACCGATGAGGTCACGTTCAACCAGTTCGGTAACGCCGAACTTGAGGGGCTGAGCGATGCTCAGGTTCGCGAGAACCTGCAGCAGTCCGGCCTCTGGACTGCGTTGCGTACCCGTCCGTACAGCAAGGTGCCGGCGATCGACGCGGTACCTAACTCCATCTTCGTCACGGCTATCGATACCCATCCGTTGGCTGCCGATCCTGCCATTGTCATTGCCGAGCGTGCTGCGGACTTCGAGGCGGGTCTCAAGGTGCTGGGCAATCTGGCCAAGCTCTACCTGTGCAAAGCTGAGGGTGTCTCACTGCCAGGTGAACAACTGGCCAAGGTGTCGACTGAAAGCTTCACAGGTCCGCATCCGGCGGGACTGGCCGGAACGCATATTCATTTCCTCGACCCTGTCAGCGCAAGCAAGAGTGTGTGGACGGTTGGCTATCAGGACGTGATCGCCATCGGCGCGCTGTTCACCACGGGAAAATTGTTAGTTGAACGCGTGGTTTCTCTGGCCGGTCCGGTTGTGGAAAAACCGCGCCTTGTTCGGACCCGTCTGGGCGCGAGCCTCGACGAACTGACGGCTGGTGAATTGCAGCCTGGCGGCAACCGGGTCGTGTCCGGTTCGGTGCTCGGTGGCCGTACGGCGCATGGTGCGTTCGCCTATCTTGGCCGTTATCACCAGCAGGTCTCCTGTCTGCGCGAGGGCAAGGAGCGCGAAATGCTGCACTACTTGCGTGCCGGCAGCGACAAGCATTCGATCCTCAACATCTATATCTCCAAATTGATGGGAGGTAAGAAGTTCGCCTTCTCTACGTCCACCAATGGCAGTCCACGCGCCATGGTGCCGGTCGGTAACTACGAGGAGGTCATGCCGCTCGATGTGCTGCCGACTCAGCTATTGCGTTCCTTGATCGTCGGCGATACCGAAGTTGCGCAGAAGCTTGGCTGCCTAGAACTGGATGAGGAAGATCTGGCGCTGTGCACCTACGTCTGTGCCGGCAAATACGAATACGGCCCGATCCTGCGGGACAACCTGACTCGCATCGAGAAGGAGGGGTAA
- a CDS encoding glyceraldehyde-3-phosphate dehydrogenase, with amino-acid sequence MTQKPDQCLGEWIDREALAEAMIPLIGQLYRNNNVVTSIYGRGLINRSVIALLKAHRFARHRQADEAELSVHETHQILTTMTDMDLGAASVDLGKVVAKYKAEGNGRTLDQFVRDELAEVAGKRNTTGVHKGTDVVLYGFGRIGRLLARILIEKTGGGDGLRLRAIVVRKGAENDLVKRASLLRRDSVHGPFDGTIHIDAENNTITANGNLIQVIYSNDPSSVDYTQYGIENALLVDNTGKWRDAEGLSQHLKCPGVARVVLTAPGKGELKNIVHGINHGEITDDDKIVSAASCTTNAIVPVLKAVNDQYGIVNGHVETVHSYTNDQNLIDNFHKGSRRGRSAALNMVITETGAATAAAKALPVLKGKLTGNAIRVPTPNVSMAILNLNLEKATSRDEINEYLRQMAMHSDLQKQIDFVNSQEVVSTDFVGSRHAGVVDAEATICSDNRVVLYVWYDNEFGYSCQVVRVMEDMAGVNPPAFPR; translated from the coding sequence GTGACTCAGAAGCCCGACCAGTGTCTTGGTGAATGGATTGATCGAGAAGCCCTCGCCGAAGCGATGATTCCGCTGATTGGTCAGCTGTATCGTAACAACAACGTGGTGACTTCCATCTACGGCCGTGGCCTGATCAACCGCTCGGTGATTGCGCTACTAAAAGCGCATCGTTTCGCTCGTCATCGTCAGGCTGACGAAGCCGAGCTTTCGGTACATGAGACGCACCAGATTCTCACCACCATGACCGATATGGACCTTGGCGCTGCGTCTGTCGATCTGGGCAAGGTCGTGGCCAAGTACAAGGCTGAAGGCAATGGCCGTACCCTCGACCAATTCGTGCGTGACGAATTGGCCGAAGTCGCCGGCAAGCGCAACACCACCGGCGTTCACAAGGGCACCGACGTCGTGCTCTACGGCTTTGGCCGGATCGGTCGTTTGCTGGCACGTATCCTCATTGAAAAGACTGGCGGCGGTGACGGCCTGCGCCTGCGGGCAATCGTCGTGCGCAAGGGCGCGGAAAACGATCTGGTCAAGCGCGCTAGCCTTCTGCGACGCGACTCGGTTCATGGTCCGTTCGATGGCACCATTCATATCGATGCAGAAAACAACACCATCACCGCCAACGGTAACCTGATTCAGGTGATCTACTCGAACGACCCGTCTTCTGTGGATTACACCCAGTACGGTATCGAGAACGCCTTGCTGGTCGACAACACCGGTAAGTGGCGTGACGCCGAAGGCCTCAGCCAGCACCTGAAGTGCCCGGGTGTTGCGCGCGTGGTGCTGACAGCGCCAGGCAAAGGTGAGCTGAAGAATATTGTCCATGGCATCAATCATGGTGAGATCACCGATGACGACAAGATCGTTTCGGCTGCTTCATGCACCACCAACGCCATCGTGCCGGTGCTCAAGGCTGTGAACGACCAGTACGGCATCGTCAACGGTCACGTCGAGACCGTTCACTCCTACACCAACGACCAGAATCTGATCGACAACTTCCATAAGGGCAGTCGTCGTGGTCGTAGTGCTGCGCTGAACATGGTTATCACCGAAACCGGCGCTGCGACAGCTGCCGCCAAGGCATTGCCGGTGCTCAAGGGCAAGCTGACCGGCAACGCCATCCGCGTTCCGACGCCTAACGTTTCGATGGCGATCCTCAACCTTAACTTGGAGAAGGCCACTTCTCGCGACGAGATCAACGAGTACCTGCGCCAGATGGCCATGCATTCGGACCTGCAAAAGCAGATCGATTTCGTCAACTCTCAAGAAGTGGTTTCCACCGACTTCGTGGGTTCGCGTCATGCGGGCGTGGTGGATGCCGAAGCGACGATCTGCAGCGATAACCGTGTCGTGCTTTACGTTTGGTACGACAACGAGTTCGGCTACAGCTGCCAGGTCGTCCGCGTGATGGAAGACATGGCCGGAGTGAATCCACCTGCGTTCCCGCGATAA